In Saccharicrinis fermentans DSM 9555 = JCM 21142, a genomic segment contains:
- a CDS encoding ArsR/SmtB family transcription factor encodes MIKTNVFSEELQELARFAKAISHPARLAILKYLAETKTCISGDISGSLPLSRSTVSQHLNELKELGLIQGTIDGLKVNYCLCNTDINRYLLLLESFFEPIKSVSIHCDTNQVKESNSK; translated from the coding sequence ATGATTAAAACGAATGTTTTTAGTGAAGAACTGCAGGAGCTGGCGCGTTTTGCCAAAGCCATTTCGCATCCGGCAAGATTAGCGATTCTGAAGTATCTAGCGGAAACCAAGACTTGTATTTCAGGTGATATTTCAGGTTCGTTACCTCTTAGCAGGAGTACGGTATCTCAACACTTGAATGAATTAAAAGAATTGGGATTGATACAGGGAACCATTGATGGATTAAAAGTTAATTACTGTTTGTGTAATACTGATATTAACAGATATCTTCTTTTGCTCGAAAGTTTTTTTGAGCCCATCAAATCGGTCAGTATTCATTGTGATACAAACCAGGTCAAAGAGTCGAATTCAAAATAA
- a CDS encoding arsenate reductase ArsC, with product MKVLILCTGNSCRSQMAHGFLQSFDANITVCSAGTEASGKLNAKAVKAMAEIGIDISGHTSDSVSKYLDEEWDYVITVCGGANEACPAFVGKVKHRLHIGFDDPSHALGSEEFIWSEFIRVRDEIKAGFRKFYDEQIKR from the coding sequence ATGAAAGTATTGATTTTATGTACAGGCAATAGCTGTAGGAGTCAGATGGCTCATGGCTTTTTGCAATCATTTGATGCAAATATTACTGTGTGCTCAGCGGGTACAGAAGCATCGGGTAAGCTGAATGCTAAGGCTGTTAAGGCAATGGCTGAAATAGGTATTGATATTAGTGGACATACTTCTGATTCGGTTAGTAAGTACTTGGATGAGGAATGGGATTATGTTATTACTGTTTGTGGTGGCGCCAATGAAGCTTGTCCTGCCTTCGTGGGAAAAGTAAAACATCGTTTGCATATTGGTTTTGATGATCCTTCTCATGCATTGGGTTCAGAGGAATTTATATGGAGTGAATTTATACGGGTACGTGATGAAATAAAAGCAGGTTTTAGAAAATTTTATGACGAACAAATTAAACGGTAA